A section of the Brachyhypopomus gauderio isolate BG-103 unplaced genomic scaffold, BGAUD_0.2 sc62, whole genome shotgun sequence genome encodes:
- the tnfrsf1a gene encoding tumor necrosis factor receptor superfamily member 1A, producing the protein MDSSQNRGERKQCLPCLLLLLTILSQTDTIPEGTWRVHNNSSQSACLENEYENDDGVCCDKCPPGFKLTKKCAGVSLRSQCEKCSNGTFQDKTNYFENCFRCSKCKTKNSYEIAACTHLKDVECVCKDGYYKKEINRDTWSCAACKKCGDGERKGKECGGKQDTECLCKDLHYRVNSKTCAFCTNCSSQCAHLCQVSTKTSISPTTPTIVTAPHKLFILALVVSMALTLAVIGYEVVRKLRKRRTAQTSSSSSQPPDPETSIADPTLTYPDPSFEVDDSPLLKCPCVTTVQDPVLPDCVPREIKRHDFIYFVLDVVPISRFKELARRLNVSEQDIERAERDNRAFIDAQYQMLKVWSDGGHGGGSSVLAQSLVHECVSTLKDMNLNSSAESIEQKYCAEVQTFTARASTDTQTCT; encoded by the exons ATGGACTCGAGTCAGAACAGGGGCGAGAGGAAACAGTGCCTGCCATGTCTTTTACTTCTGCTG actATTTTAAGTCAAACAGACACTATACCAGAGGGGACGTGGAGGGTACATAATAacagcagccaatcagcatGCTTAGAAAACGAGTACGAAAATGACGACGGTGTCTGCTGTGACAAGTGTCCACCAG GATTTAAACTGACGAAGAAATGTGCAGGAGTGAGTCTGAGGTCCCAGTGTGAGAAGTGCAGCAACGGAACTTTTCAAGACAAGACAAACTACTTTGAAAACTGCTTTAGATGCAGCAAATGCAAAACTAAAA ACTCGTATGAGATCGCTGCGTGTACACACTTGAAAGACGTGGAGTGTGTTTGTAAAGATGGATATTACAAAAAAGAGATCAATCGTGATACGTGGTCGTGTGCTGCCTGCAAAAAGTGTGGAGACGGAGAGAGGAAGGGCAAAGAGT GTGGTGGGAAGCAGGACACAGAGTGTCTGTGCAAAGATCTGCACTACCGCGTCAACAGCAAGACCTGCGCTTTCTGCACAAA CTGCAGTTCGCAATGTGCTCACCTGTGTCAAGTTTCCACCAAGACCTCCATCAGTCCCACCACGCCCACAATAG TTACTGCACCCCACAAATTGTTCATCCTGGCTTTAGTCGTATCGATGGCTTTGACTTTGGCAGTCATTGGGTATGAAGTCGTCAGAAAGTTGAGAAAGAGGAGAACGGCACAAACCTCGAGCAGCTCTTCACAGCCACCCGACCCAGAGACGAGCATAGCAGACCCG ACTCTGACGTACCCAGACCCGTCATTTGAAGTGGATGACAGCCCTCTGTTAAAATGCCCCTGTGTGACGACTGTGCAGGACCCGGTGCTACCAGACTGTGTCCCCAGAGAGATTAAAc GTCATGACTTCATCTATTTCGTGCTGGACGTGGTACCGATCAGCCGCTTCAAAGAACTGGCCCGTCGCCTGAACGTCTCCGAGCAGGACATCGAGAGGGCGGAGCGGGACAACCGGGCCTTCATCGACGCCCAGTACCAGATGCTGAAGGTGTGGAGTGACGGGGGCCACGGGGGCGGCAGTAGCGTCCTGGCCCAGTCCCTCGTCCACGAGTGTGTCAGCACACTAAAGGACATGAATCTCAACAGCTCTGCGGAGAGCATTGAGCAGAAGTACTGCGCTGAGGTCCAGACGTTCACTGCGCGGGCCAGCACAGATACACAGACCTGCACCTGA